The window CCCGTGCTGATCCTCGGAGCCGTCATCCAGACGCACAAAGCCGTGGCGACCGAAATAGTCGCGTTGGCCCTGTAGCATGTTCGCGGTGCCGCGTTCGGTGCGCATCGCGTCGAAATAGGCCAGCGCCGCCGAATGCGCCGGCACCGCGATGCCGTGCAGAACGGCCAGCGACACGACCCGGCGCAATGCGTCCTGTGTTTTGGTCAGCCAATCTACGAAAAATGGCGCGGCCATCAGCGGACGGCCCGGCTGATCCTCCAACGCCCCGGCCATATCATCCAGCATGGCCGACCGGATGATGCAGCCGGCCCGCCAGACCCGCGCGATGGCAGCGCTGTTCAGCGACCAGCCAAAGTCCCGGCTGGCGGCGGCGATCATGCCAAAGCCCTGATCGTAGCAAAGGATCTTGCCGCAGGTCAGCGCCTGTTCCAGCAGGTCCATATCGGGCTGGCCGGCGATCGGCTGCGGCCCCGGCCCAAAGATTTCCTGCAGGTCAGTGCGCCGGTCCTTCAGCGCCGAGATATTGCGCGCGGTCACGGCGGCGTCGATGACGGGAATGGGCGCGCCCAGATGCTGCGCCTCGATGGCGGTCCAGCGGCCGGTGCCCTTTTGCCCGGCGATATCGGCAATGACGTCCAGCACCGGCCCGCCGGTGGCGCTGTCCTCTGCGGCGGCGACCTTGGCGGTGATCTCGACCAGATAGGATTTGAGCGCGCCGTCATTCCATCGCTCAAACACTTGCGCGATGGCCGCCGCGTCCATGCCCAGCCCGTCGCGCATCACCCCGTAGACCTCGGCGATCAGCTGCATATCCGCATATTCGATGCCGTTATGCACGGTCTTGACAAAGTGACCCGCCCCCGCCTCGCCCATCCAGTCGGCGCAGGGCTGGCCCTGATAATCGGCGGCGATCGCGGTCAGGATCGGTGCGGCCCGGTTCCAGTTCGCGCGGCTGCCACCGCCCATGATCGAGGGGCCGTGCCGCGCGCCCTCTTCGCCGCCCGAAACGCCGATGCCCAGAAACTGCACCGGCAGTTCGGCATTTCGGCGGTTGGTGTCGTGGAAATCGGAATTGCCGGCGTCGATCAGCAGATCGTCGGGCGACAGCAGGGGCAGCAATGCCTCTATCTGCTGATCCACCACTTTGCCCGCCGGCACCATCAGCAGGATCATCCGCGGGGTTTTCAGCGCCGCTATCAGATCCTCCAGGCTTTCGGTCGGCGTGATCCGTGCGGCCAGATCACCGGCCTCGGCGGCAAAATCCTGCGTCACCGCCGTGGTGCGGTTGAAGACAGCGATGTCAAAGCCCTTTTCGGCGATGTTCAGCGCCAGCGCCTGGCCCATCGTGCCCAGCCCGATCAACCCGATATCCGCATTGCCCATTCCGACCTCCCGTCGTTTCAGCGAACTTTTTCCATCAAGACCTGTGCCCGGCTGCAATCGCGCCGCACATCGGGGGCGCAGTCGCGCGGCGCCAGATCGCGGGTCAGGCAGATGCGCACCTCGGCCAGATCGCGGCCCTTGCAGGTCACGGTGATGCCGTCGCGGGTCAGCTCCGGGGTGGCCTCGATAAAGGCGTCCTCGATCACCGCGGGCGGCACCCTGATATCGCGCGGCAGATCGTCAAAGACCTGCGGCACCGGGGCCACGGCTGCTGCATCGCGCACCGCCTGATAATAGCCCTGCGCGGACAGGCCCGAACAGCGCCCGTGTTTCTGCCATTGATACCAGGCCAGCCCGCCGGTTCCCATGACATCGGCCATCGCCTGACTTTCGCGGCGCGACGGATCGCGTTCAGCGGTCGTGCAATCCTGCGGCCAGCCGCGCTCATATTGCGGCCACAATCCGTGGACGATGAAATCGATCCCCTGACCCGAATCGCATTGTTCCGAATCGCGTGCGTCGCCTGTGGCACTGCACCAGGCCGGCGACCAGCTGAGCGCCAGCACATAATAGTCGAACTGCCCCGCAACCGGCTCGGCCCGCGCTGCGCCTGCCGCCATGGTCAGCCCGACCAGCATTGCCCCGATTGCCCGCATTCCGTACCCGCTTTGCAGCCTTTGACCCCGGCACCATCGCAAAGCGCGCCGTCGATGACCAGCGTCCCCCGCGTTTCGGGTGCAGATTCCACTTTTCCCCGACGCGTTGACGCCCTATATATGCGGCGAATTCCCCCCGAAAACGTGGAATGGCAGCCGCCAGATAGCCGTTTTCCCCGGCTGGAAAGCCATGTTCATTCGGGACCCGTGACGCGAAAAGGAGAGAGCCATGAACAAGCCGCTGATGGCCAAGGCCACCGCCGTTTGGCTGGTCGACAACACGACGCTGAGCTTCAAGCAGATCGGCGATTTCTGCGGTCTGCACGAGCTTGAGGTGCAGGGCATCGCTGATGGCGATGTGGCAACCGGCGTGAAGGGGTTCGACCCCATTGCCTCGAACCAGCTGGACGCCGAGCAGATCACCAGGGGCGAGGCCGATCCGGCCTATGTCCTCAAGCTCAAGCACAACCCCGCCGCCGATGGCGAGGAAAAGCGCCGCGGTCCGCGTTACACGCCGCTGTCCAAGCGTCAGGATCGTCCTGCCGCGATCCTGTGGCTGGTCAAGTTCCACCCGGAACTGGCCGATGCGCAGATTTCCAAGCTCGTGGGCACCACCAAGCCGACGATTCAGGCGATCCGCGACCGGACGCATTGGAATATCGGCAATATCCAGCCCATCGACCCCGTCGCACTGGGGCTGGCCAAGCAGACCGAACTGGATGCCGCCGTGCAAAAGGCCGCCAAGAAGAAATCGGCCGATGGTGGCGTGATGTCGGATGACGAGCGCCGCAAGCTGGTCTCGACCGAAACCTCGCTGACCATGAGCGACGAGCCGCGCTTGCCCACCGCCATTGCCGGGCTGGAGAACTTCAGCCTGACCAAGGACGAAGACGAAAAGCCGCAGCGCGATCTGGATGCCGACACCTTCTTCAACCTGCCGGATGCGGAAGACGACGACGAAGACGACGACAACTGATGGAAAAGCGCGCCATTGCGCCGCGTCCGAACTGGCGCGACGAAGCTGAACGGCTGGGCTTTACCTTTGCCGATATGCATGGCGCGCCCTATTGGGACGAAAGCTCGGCCTATGAGTTCTCATTGGCCGAGATCGAAGACAAGATCGAGGATCCCGCGACCGAGTTGCACGCCCTGTGCCGCGAGGCGGTCGACCGGATCGTGGCCGACGAAGATCTGATGGCGCGAATGGGCATCCCGCATGCGCGTTGGGATCTTGTCGCCGAAAGCTGGCGCCACGGCGAACCCGAACTGTATGGCCGGATGGACCTTGGCTATGACGGTGCCGCCCCGGCTGTGCTGCTGGAATACAATGCGGACACGCCGACCTCGCTTTATGAAAGCGCGTCCTTTCAGTGGCTGTGGCTGGAACAGCAGATCGAAGCCGGCGTTCTGGATGCGGGCGACGATCAGTTCAACGGCATCCACGAGGCGCTGATCGAACGCTGGCGCCAGATCGCGGAACCGGGCGCGCATGTCCATTTCGCCGCCATGAAGGACATGCCCGAAGATTACGCGACGGTCGAGGCCATGGCATGGGCCGCGCGCGAGGCGGGTCTGGGCGCGCATTACACCGATCTGGAAAGCATCGGCCTGACCAATGAGGGCCAGTTTGCCGATAATGAGGACAGGGTGATCGGCACCCTGTTCAAGCTGTATCCATGGGAGGATCTGTTCCGCGACGAATTCGCGGCGCATGTCCAGCCCTCGGGGGTGCGCATGATCGAGCCGGCCTGGAAGGCGCTGGTCTCGAACAAGGCGATCCTGCCGGTGCTCTGGCAGATTGCGCCGGGCCACCCCAACCTGCTGCCCGCGTTTTTCTGGGACGATGTTTCCGATGCGCTGTCAGGCGGTGGCGCCGCGCGCGCCGACGGTTTCGATGCGGTCGCAGACCGGCTCGCGCGGGGCTATGTGAAAAAGCCGATCTTCTCGCGCGAGGGGGCATCTGTCACCATCGTCGAGGGCGGGCGCGTGACCGAAACCGCGCCCAATCGCGAATATGACGACCAGCCGATGATCGTGCAGGAATACTGGCCCTTGCCGATCATGGACGGTTTCCGCCCCATCATCGGCGCCTGGATCGTCGGCGAAACCTGCTGCGGCATGGGCATTCGCGAAGATCAGGCGCGGATCACGCAGGACCTGTCACGCTTCAAGCCGCATTATATCCGGGGTTAACAGGCCCGGCCCTGGCCTGTCTGCCCCGCGCTTGCGGGCAGGCCCCTCACTCCACCTGAACAAGTATCGCGTAGTCCTCGGCTCTGGCCGAGCGGAACATCTGGAACACGCGAAATTCGACAGAGCTGGACGGTGCCGCGAAATCGAATCTCCTCCGGGCATCAGCGACATCGACGACGGTTATGGCGACATTTTCGCCCCCGACGACCACTTCGATAAAGACATTCTGCCCCGGTCGAACCGCCAGCGTATAGCAATCGAGGCTTTCCGGCGGAAGATTTCCCTGAACATAGGCACCGGACTCGCCCGGGTTGAATTTTACCGCTGTGCAGGTCTGCGCCTGTGCACCGACCGCAAACAGGCAAAACATCAGGGCGACGACAAACTTCGTCATGCGGACCTCCGCGCAAGAATAATTGATTGATGTCAGGACTATAGCATGAACCACGCTTTGGCAGAAGGAATTTGGCTGCTGACGGTTCTGCCGGCTGACCACGCCGGATTGCCGATGGATTTGCCCCGATCCGCGCCCGCATGTTCGAAGATGTGAGCATTTGCAGGGTGACAATGCATGGCGAGTTTTCCTATATCGGTTCCGTCATCAGGAGGTTCGCCATGCGTAAACGGTCCCGCAACGTCTCGCTTGCCATTCTTGGCGCGGCCGCATTCGGGCTGGCCGGCTGCAAATCCGAAGAAACAGATGCCAGCGCATTCCCGGACGAGGCATCCTGCGTCGCTGCGGCGGATCAGGGCAGCCTGTTCTTCACCGCCGAGGATTGCCAGACCGCGTTTGCCCAGGCGCAACAGGATCATCTGGAAACCGCGCCACGCTATGAAAGCCTGGAAGTGTGCGAGGCCGAACACGGCGCTGGCAATTGCGGCGGCGATCCGGCGGCGCAGGAATCGGGCGGCGGCGGGTCGATCTTCATGCCCCTGATGATGGGCTATCTGCTGGGGTCGGCCCTGTCGGGCAGCAATCGCGGCGTCATGAGCCAGCCGTTGTCGCGCACGGCAAATGGCGGCTTTGCCACACCCTCGGGCGATACCCGTCTGGCAACGAACAGCGGCACCGGCAAGGTCCAGCCCGCGGCCTTCAACAAGGGACCCACGACCATGGGCCAGCCGCCGATGACCCGTGCACAGGTGGCCCAGCGCGGTGGATTTGGGCAAACAGCCGCCAGCCGCGGCGGCGGCACCCGCTCGGTCGGGGGCTGAAACACCGCGCCATCAGCGACCCTGTGGTTGCCCAAGGTCGCGGCGGCGCGTATTGAGGCGAAAACGCGTGAGGCAGCGATGACGAAACCTGTGGTGCTGTGCATTCTGGATGGCTGGGGCATCTCGGATCGACCCGATCAAAGCGCCCCGGATCAGGCGAATACGCCGAATTTCGACGGGCTGATGCGCGATTGTCCCCATGCAACGCTGACCACCTTTGGCCCAGATGTGGGCCTGCCCTCTGGTCAGATGGGCAATTCCGAGGTCGGCCATACCAATATCGGCGCGGGCCGCGTGGTGGCGATGGATCTGGGTCAGATCGACCTGGCGATCGAGGATCGCAGCTTTTTCGGCAATGAAACGCTTGGCGGCTTTATCTCGGCGCTCAAGGACAGCGGCGGCACCGCGCATC is drawn from Paracoccus tegillarcae and contains these coding sequences:
- the gndA gene encoding NADP-dependent phosphogluconate dehydrogenase; protein product: MGNADIGLIGLGTMGQALALNIAEKGFDIAVFNRTTAVTQDFAAEAGDLAARITPTESLEDLIAALKTPRMILLMVPAGKVVDQQIEALLPLLSPDDLLIDAGNSDFHDTNRRNAELPVQFLGIGVSGGEEGARHGPSIMGGGSRANWNRAAPILTAIAADYQGQPCADWMGEAGAGHFVKTVHNGIEYADMQLIAEVYGVMRDGLGMDAAAIAQVFERWNDGALKSYLVEITAKVAAAEDSATGGPVLDVIADIAGQKGTGRWTAIEAQHLGAPIPVIDAAVTARNISALKDRRTDLQEIFGPGPQPIAGQPDMDLLEQALTCGKILCYDQGFGMIAAASRDFGWSLNSAAIARVWRAGCIIRSAMLDDMAGALEDQPGRPLMAAPFFVDWLTKTQDALRRVVSLAVLHGIAVPAHSAALAYFDAMRTERGTANMLQGQRDYFGRHGFVRLDDGSEDQHGPWAG
- a CDS encoding glutathionylspermidine synthase family protein, with the translated sequence MEKRAIAPRPNWRDEAERLGFTFADMHGAPYWDESSAYEFSLAEIEDKIEDPATELHALCREAVDRIVADEDLMARMGIPHARWDLVAESWRHGEPELYGRMDLGYDGAAPAVLLEYNADTPTSLYESASFQWLWLEQQIEAGVLDAGDDQFNGIHEALIERWRQIAEPGAHVHFAAMKDMPEDYATVEAMAWAAREAGLGAHYTDLESIGLTNEGQFADNEDRVIGTLFKLYPWEDLFRDEFAAHVQPSGVRMIEPAWKALVSNKAILPVLWQIAPGHPNLLPAFFWDDVSDALSGGGAARADGFDAVADRLARGYVKKPIFSREGASVTIVEGGRVTETAPNREYDDQPMIVQEYWPLPIMDGFRPIIGAWIVGETCCGMGIREDQARITQDLSRFKPHYIRG
- a CDS encoding DUF1190 domain-containing protein, with translation MRKRSRNVSLAILGAAAFGLAGCKSEETDASAFPDEASCVAAADQGSLFFTAEDCQTAFAQAQQDHLETAPRYESLEVCEAEHGAGNCGGDPAAQESGGGGSIFMPLMMGYLLGSALSGSNRGVMSQPLSRTANGGFATPSGDTRLATNSGTGKVQPAAFNKGPTTMGQPPMTRAQVAQRGGFGQTAASRGGGTRSVGG
- a CDS encoding DUF1013 domain-containing protein — translated: MNKPLMAKATAVWLVDNTTLSFKQIGDFCGLHELEVQGIADGDVATGVKGFDPIASNQLDAEQITRGEADPAYVLKLKHNPAADGEEKRRGPRYTPLSKRQDRPAAILWLVKFHPELADAQISKLVGTTKPTIQAIRDRTHWNIGNIQPIDPVALGLAKQTELDAAVQKAAKKKSADGGVMSDDERRKLVSTETSLTMSDEPRLPTAIAGLENFSLTKDEDEKPQRDLDADTFFNLPDAEDDDEDDDN
- a CDS encoding ribonuclease T2 family protein; the protein is MRAIGAMLVGLTMAAGAARAEPVAGQFDYYVLALSWSPAWCSATGDARDSEQCDSGQGIDFIVHGLWPQYERGWPQDCTTAERDPSRRESQAMADVMGTGGLAWYQWQKHGRCSGLSAQGYYQAVRDAAAVAPVPQVFDDLPRDIRVPPAVIEDAFIEATPELTRDGITVTCKGRDLAEVRICLTRDLAPRDCAPDVRRDCSRAQVLMEKVR